One genomic window of Acidobacteriota bacterium includes the following:
- a CDS encoding sigma-70 family RNA polymerase sigma factor, translating to ALWRTGSSEDASDVVQDVFVRLVEQGRRLSNIRNPRAWLLTVAHRAAIDVTRRRKRRTAENLDDFAFLTASEGDGERVADSVHVSALLGGLSEKHRDVVFLKHFAGCTFAEIGEIVGIPRFTAASRYRSAIGRLKQLLGGDHDTR from the coding sequence GCGCTGTGGCGCACTGGCTCGTCGGAGGATGCGTCCGACGTCGTTCAGGATGTCTTCGTGCGACTGGTCGAGCAGGGTCGGCGACTTTCGAATATCAGGAATCCAAGAGCATGGCTTCTGACTGTGGCCCACCGTGCGGCGATCGATGTGACCCGTCGCCGAAAACGGCGAACGGCCGAGAACCTCGACGATTTCGCATTCCTCACCGCTTCAGAGGGCGATGGCGAACGGGTAGCGGATTCCGTTCATGTGTCGGCATTGTTGGGCGGTCTGTCGGAGAAGCACCGTGATGTCGTCTTTCTGAAGCACTTCGCGGGGTGCACCTTTGCCGAGATCGGCGAGATCGTCGGGATTCCAAGATTCACCGCGGCCAGCCGCTACCGCTCGGCCATCGGACGACTTAAACAACTTCTGGGGGGTGATCATGACACCCGATGA